Proteins encoded within one genomic window of Candidatus Atribacteria bacterium:
- a CDS encoding type II toxin-antitoxin system HicB family antitoxin, producing the protein MSQMLSYRILLRKEPEGGYTVTVPSLPGCVTYGESIEEATERVKEAIELYLESLRSHHDEIPNDEGTLEYTLTVGISA; encoded by the coding sequence ATTTCACAAATGTTAAGTTATAGAATTTTACTCAGGAAGGAACCGGAAGGCGGTTATACGGTAACTGTCCCTTCTCTCCCCGGATGTGTTACCTATGGCGAATCCATCGAAGAAGCAACGGAAAGAGTAAAGGAAGCTATCGAATTATACTTAGAAAGTTTAAGATCTCATCACGACGAAATCCCCAATGATGAAGGCACTTTAGAATATACTCTTACGGTGGGAATAAGTGCCTAA
- a CDS encoding nucleotidyl transferase AbiEii/AbiGii toxin family protein, which produces MLNLKQIETFYPENLRILKRNLLREYLQYVILDIIYSSGHGSRLIFMGGTAIHMIHGVRRFSEDLDFDNRGLSKEDFEDLSDKILRQLELYGYSVEIQNRYRGAFHCFVKFPGVFYQHGISGHTREKLSIQIDCEPQNVDYKTERVILNKFDIFMKINAIPPDILLSQKILAVLYRPRPMGRDFYDVIFLFSKTNPSYHFLREKMKFKEETGIEEIKKRLLLKCEKVNFKKLVEEVKPFLFYSDDAEKIMLFPDFIKAKMK; this is translated from the coding sequence ATGCTTAATTTAAAACAGATAGAAACATTTTACCCTGAAAATTTGAGAATCTTAAAAAGGAATTTACTAAGGGAATACTTACAATATGTCATATTAGATATTATTTACAGTTCCGGACATGGAAGCCGGTTGATCTTTATGGGTGGGACGGCAATCCATATGATCCACGGCGTTCGGCGGTTTTCTGAAGATTTGGATTTTGATAATAGGGGTTTAAGCAAAGAAGATTTTGAAGATTTATCAGATAAAATATTACGACAATTAGAGTTATATGGTTATTCTGTGGAAATACAAAATAGATATAGAGGTGCTTTTCATTGTTTTGTAAAATTCCCTGGAGTATTTTATCAGCACGGTATTTCTGGTCATACCCGGGAAAAATTAAGCATTCAAATTGATTGCGAACCTCAAAATGTTGATTATAAGACCGAGAGAGTTATTTTAAATAAGTTTGATATTTTTATGAAAATAAATGCCATACCACCAGATATATTATTGTCTCAGAAAATATTAGCTGTTTTATATCGTCCTAGGCCGATGGGAAGAGATTTCTATGATGTAATATTTCTTTTTTCCAAAACAAACCCAAGTTATCATTTTTTAAGAGAGAAGATGAAATTTAAAGAAGAAACCGGTATAGAAGAGATTAAAAAAAGGCTGCTGTTAAAGTGCGAGAAAGTAAATTTTAAAAAATTAGTTGAAGAAGTAAAACCTTTTTTGTTTTACTCAGATGATGCTGAAAAAATAATGTTATTTCCTGATTTCATTAAAGCAAAAATGAAGTGA
- a CDS encoding helix-turn-helix domain-containing protein, producing MERKIAVNKTNSYTTIQDYFLARWVSTIGLGPAMLYLQLLSYCHKGKDIAWPSIQTLNKRMGTTTKTLIRYRNILLEYGLIKKMVKQRSSSGGYDHNLYQIVLLDKENILYPPVEKLPEENEEIISGISEEFPYFNQNNPNKIVPDNKKSLKTEWIKVELEKLNMDKKSVDKIISNYSLEDIEKKVDLLRIKRNVINPAGWLITALKANYLNPESSKEENDEEEKIMETEEIESESKIVKLNKLALKKKEKEEKDRLFMEKSLKWIEQNLVKKFEM from the coding sequence ATGGAAAGAAAAATAGCAGTTAACAAAACTAATTCTTATACTACTATTCAGGACTACTTCTTGGCTCGCTGGGTAAGTACCATCGGTCTCGGCCCAGCCATGCTCTATCTTCAGCTCTTAAGCTACTGTCATAAAGGAAAAGACATTGCCTGGCCTTCCATTCAAACTCTAAATAAAAGAATGGGCACTACCACCAAGACCTTAATCAGATACCGCAATATTCTATTAGAATATGGTCTAATCAAAAAAATGGTAAAACAAAGATCTTCCTCCGGAGGATATGACCATAATCTTTATCAGATAGTTCTATTAGATAAAGAAAATATTCTTTATCCTCCGGTAGAAAAACTGCCGGAAGAAAACGAAGAGATTATCTCTGGAATATCAGAAGAATTTCCTTATTTCAATCAGAACAATCCCAATAAAATAGTTCCTGATAATAAAAAATCTCTAAAGACAGAATGGATAAAAGTAGAGTTGGAAAAACTAAATATGGATAAAAAATCGGTTGATAAAATAATTTCAAATTATTCTTTAGAGGATATTGAGAAAAAAGTTGACCTTCTCCGGATAAAGAGGAATGTAATAAATCCTGCCGGCTGGCTGATTACTGCCTTAAAAGCTAATTACCTTAATCCTGAATCATCTAAAGAAGAAAATGATGAGGAAGAAAAAATAATGGAGACAGAAGAAATAGAATCGGAAAGTAAAATAGTAAAACTAAATAAATTAGCTCTTAAAAAGAAAGAAAAAGAGGAAAAGGACAGATTATTCATGGAAAAAAGCCTGAAATGGATCGAACAGAATCTGGTTAAAAAATTTGAAATGTAA
- a CDS encoding type II toxin-antitoxin system HicA family toxin, whose product MPKLPPLNSQKVIKILESNGFVLDRTKGSHRIYYHSESKRRVIIPYHKKDLPKGTLMEILKQAGISKEELK is encoded by the coding sequence GTGCCTAAACTACCGCCTCTAAACTCCCAGAAAGTGATAAAGATCCTGGAAAGTAATGGTTTTGTATTAGATAGGACCAAGGGGAGCCATCGAATATATTACCATTCTGAAAGTAAAAGAAGAGTTATTATCCCTTACCATAAGAAAGATTTGCCAAAAGGCACTTTAATGGAAATTTTAAAACAAGCAGGTATTAGCAAAGAAGAATTAAAATAA